The Arcobacter porcinus sequence TTTTATTAAATATTTTTCTTGAGAAGCTAATTATTTTGCCCTCTTTTTTCTTCTCTTCCAAACTCTTTTTTATCTGTTTTGCTAACTCTTCAAGATTCTTTGGTATATAAATACTATTTGTTATCTTCATTTTCACTCTTTTTAAAATAGTCTTGAAGTTCTTTTATAGCTTCTTCATTTTTAATAGTAAATTTAATCTCTATTCTTCTTGAAGCATCTTTATCTTCAATATCTTTTGAGTCATAAATCAAATTTGAAGATGATTTACCACTTGAACTTACAAAACTATTTAATAGCTCTTTTTCAACAATATTTTCATCATATAAAAACTGCATTACACTCAAAGCTCTTTTTTGTGATAGATATAGATTTGTAAGATAAGTTCCATCACTATCTGTATATCCTTCAATTGTTATTGTTTCTATATATTTTTTTATATCTTCATCTTTTAATAAAACATCAAAATATCTTTTTAAAGCTCCACTTAGTTCTTGTTTTGATTCATTTTTTAAAGCAAATGAATTTTTATCAAACAAAATATTTGAAGAGAATTTTATGGCTCCACTTTTTTCATCTATATTTACGGCATCTTTAAGCTTTACTTTTATTTTAGAGATAAGTTCAAGCTTTATTCCACCTAGTTTTTTTATTTTATCTTTTGCTTCTTCAAACTCATCTTTTAGTTTTAATATATTTTGATCTTTTAAAATAATCTCTTCTAAACTTCCATCTAATTTATTTTGTAATTCTTGATTTATTTTAGAGCTTTCACTTAAGTTTACAAGTAATTCCTCATTTAAAATATTTATATTTTCAAGCTCTTCCTCTTTTTGAAGATTTTGATTATATTGATTTTCTAACTCATTTAAAACTATTTTTAAATTCTCATCACTATTTTCCAAACTATTTAGGGTTTGAGAATATAGTTTTTCTATATTTTTAATTTGATTTATTAGCTCTAAATTTGTATTTTCAATATCTTTTAATTTATTAATAAGCCTTGAGTTTCTATCTTCACTATTTACTAAAGTATTTTCTGTATGAATATATTTTATTACAATCAATGCAACTATTAATATAAAAACAAATAATAATCCAGCCATTAAATCAGCATAAGATATCCAAAAGTTTTCCTCTTTTTCTTCTTGTTTTTTATACATTTTATTACTTTGATAAATCTTTGAATATTGATAGATTTTTCACTATTGAAGTAGTTTGTTCATCTATTTGTTTTAAAGATTCTTTTAATCCCTCTTTATATTTCCATTCAATTTTTTCTATATCACTTTTCATAGTTTCAATACTTTTTACAATATTTGTATATATTGCTTTTAGATTTTCACTACTTAAATTATTCATATGAGAATTTAGCTCTACAATATTTTTATTTAACTCTTTTGACATATCCATAAATACATCATTTTGATTTCTAATCTTATAATTTAAACTCTCTGCACTGCTTAAAAGATTCTCAAAATTTGAGATATTTTTATCAAGTTTATTTGATAAATTTTGCTCTTTTTCTAAAACTCTTTCAAGATTTTCAAATCTTTGTTCTATTGATTCATTTAAAGTTTGCATAACTTTACTTGAAGTTAACTCTTTAAAAATATCATTTATCTTTGAAAAATTATCAATATTACTTTTTATATGAATTGACTCAATATCAATTTTTGTCCAAAAAAGTTTTTTTGTACTATCTTTTATAATAAAACTATCTTTTTCAAATCTACTTATTCCAAATTTTTCGAAAAATATCCACCAAATAGATAAGAAAATACCATAGATTGATACATAAAAAGCAGTAGCAACTCCACCTAAAAGTTTTGTAATTTCCATATCCAAAATAGCCGTACTTGAAGATGTAAAATCTGGCATTGTAAGTGCAATTGATATAAAAGTTCCAAGTATTCCTAAAGTTGGGAAAATTCCACTTGCAATATTTGAGAAATTACTATTTCTTAAACTACTTGTATAATCTTTTAAAAAGTCTTCTGCACTTCCATTTGCTTTTATTGATTCATCAATTGTAAGAAGATTGTTATTTGTATAAATAAGTAACTTTTCTTTTAAATCTTTAAAA is a genomic window containing:
- a CDS encoding MotA/TolQ/ExbB proton channel family protein, which codes for MFKADDFLELNSRFITNCKPFLKIITLFLIPALIYALVLLCFFDYLPLKIELHTVILIGVIFFIYLFFIPHNAYFVSCKFKNSFKDLKEKLLIYTNNNLLTIDESIKANGSAEDFLKDYTSSLRNSNFSNIASGIFPTLGILGTFISIALTMPDFTSSSTAILDMEITKLLGGVATAFYVSIYGIFLSIWWIFFEKFGISRFEKDSFIIKDSTKKLFWTKIDIESIHIKSNIDNFSKINDIFKELTSSKVMQTLNESIEQRFENLERVLEKEQNLSNKLDKNISNFENLLSSAESLNYKIRNQNDVFMDMSKELNKNIVELNSHMNNLSSENLKAIYTNIVKSIETMKSDIEKIEWKYKEGLKESLKQIDEQTTSIVKNLSIFKDLSK
- a CDS encoding OmpA family protein, whose translation is MYKKQEEKEENFWISYADLMAGLLFVFILIVALIVIKYIHTENTLVNSEDRNSRLINKLKDIENTNLELINQIKNIEKLYSQTLNSLENSDENLKIVLNELENQYNQNLQKEEELENINILNEELLVNLSESSKINQELQNKLDGSLEEIILKDQNILKLKDEFEEAKDKIKKLGGIKLELISKIKVKLKDAVNIDEKSGAIKFSSNILFDKNSFALKNESKQELSGALKRYFDVLLKDEDIKKYIETITIEGYTDSDGTYLTNLYLSQKRALSVMQFLYDENIVEKELLNSFVSSSGKSSSNLIYDSKDIEDKDASRRIEIKFTIKNEEAIKELQDYFKKSENEDNK